Proteins found in one Oncorhynchus mykiss isolate Arlee chromosome 3, USDA_OmykA_1.1, whole genome shotgun sequence genomic segment:
- the LOC118944441 gene encoding cortexin domain containing 2-like: MEVDVDLGFALFFVFLLCSFLLFTIVRCAQMVLNPYSAISVAAYQNTEEQPEE; this comes from the coding sequence ATGGAGGTGGATGTGGACCTGGGCTTTGCCCTCTTCTTTGTCTTCCTACTGTGTTCCTTCCTGCTGTTCACCATAGTGCGCTGTGCCCAGATGGTCCTGAACCCCTACAGCGCCATCTCTGTCGCCGCATACCAGAATACGGAGGAACAACCTGAGGAGTGA